The Petropleomorpha daqingensis genome includes a window with the following:
- a CDS encoding putative leader peptide: MDAMSDRGALLVARLHIDLARVSSAGCRAAR, encoded by the coding sequence ATGGACGCCATGTCGGACCGTGGCGCCCTCCTCGTCGCGCGTCTGCACATCGATCTGGCGCGCGTCTCCAGCGCCGGGTGTCGCGCAGCGCGCTGA
- a CDS encoding RrF2 family transcriptional regulator encodes MGSVRITARVDYAVRAALELAAAAPGALTCERIATAQNIPNRFLQAILGDLQHARLVTSQRGREGGYRLALPPSEISIARVMRVEQGFLAEVHGQRPEDVEYPGTAAPLASVWVAAREAYRRVLEEVTLADVVANKFPDHVAELIDLESAWRSFGDRSAG; translated from the coding sequence ATGGGGTCCGTGCGCATCACTGCCCGCGTCGACTACGCCGTCCGCGCCGCGCTGGAACTGGCCGCTGCCGCGCCCGGCGCGCTGACCTGCGAGCGCATCGCGACCGCGCAGAACATCCCCAACCGCTTCCTCCAGGCCATCCTCGGCGACCTGCAGCACGCCCGCCTGGTCACCAGCCAGCGCGGCCGCGAGGGTGGCTACCGGCTCGCCCTGCCGCCGTCGGAGATCTCCATCGCCCGCGTCATGCGGGTCGAGCAGGGCTTTCTCGCCGAGGTGCACGGCCAGCGCCCCGAGGACGTCGAGTACCCCGGGACGGCGGCGCCGCTGGCCAGCGTCTGGGTCGCGGCCCGCGAGGCCTACCGCCGCGTGCTCGAGGAGGTCACCCTCGCCGACGTCGTCGCCAACAAGTTCCCCGACCACGTCGCCGAGCTGATCGACCTGGAGAGCGCCTGGCGTTCCTTCGGCGACCGGAGCGCCGGCTGA
- a CDS encoding nitrite/sulfite reductase, which translates to MTTPPRTSTRPQRGQGQWALGYREPLNPNERFKKDSDGLDVRQRILDIYAHTGFDGIDPTDLRGRMRWMGLYTQRRQGIPGGKTAVLEPDELEDPYFMLRVRIDGGQLSSEQLRVIGGISTEFGRDVADITDRQNVQLHWIRIEDVPEIWTRLEAVGLGTTEACGDTPRVMLGCPLAGILEDEVIDASGVLDETVAKYVGSREFSNLPRKWKTSMSGCVDHCTGHEINDVSFVGVVNEDGEAGYDLWVGGGLSTNPKLAQRIGVFVRPDQVTDVWAAVTGIFRDYGYRRQRNHARMKFLMADWGPEKFRQVLQDEYLKTALPDGPAPAAPRNDQRDHVGVLRQKDGANALGFALRTGRISGSMLTRVAELAEQRGQGRIRTTAQQKLVILDVADADVEPLVAELAALDLQVRPSAFRRGTMACTGLEFCKLAIVETKQHAQDLYAELEKRLPEFDTPISINVNGCPNACARFQTADIGFKGSMVRDDAGEMVEGFQVHLGGHLGVDAAFGRKFRGHKVTKVETADYCERVLRGYLERREGGESFAAYVARAEEDWLL; encoded by the coding sequence GTGACCACGCCACCCCGCACCAGCACCCGGCCCCAGCGCGGCCAGGGTCAGTGGGCGCTCGGCTACCGCGAGCCGCTGAACCCGAACGAGCGGTTCAAGAAGGACTCCGACGGCCTCGACGTCCGCCAGCGCATCCTCGACATCTACGCGCACACCGGCTTCGACGGGATCGACCCGACCGACCTGCGCGGCCGCATGCGCTGGATGGGTCTGTACACCCAGCGCCGGCAGGGCATCCCCGGCGGGAAGACCGCCGTCCTGGAGCCCGACGAGCTCGAGGACCCGTACTTCATGCTGCGCGTGCGCATCGACGGCGGGCAGCTCAGCAGCGAGCAGCTGCGGGTGATCGGCGGCATCAGCACCGAGTTCGGCCGTGACGTCGCCGACATCACCGACCGGCAGAACGTGCAGCTGCACTGGATCCGCATCGAGGACGTCCCCGAGATCTGGACGCGGCTGGAGGCGGTCGGGCTCGGCACCACCGAGGCCTGCGGCGACACCCCGCGCGTCATGCTCGGCTGCCCGCTCGCCGGCATCCTCGAGGACGAGGTCATCGACGCCTCCGGCGTCCTCGACGAGACGGTCGCGAAGTACGTCGGCAGCCGCGAGTTCAGCAACCTGCCGCGCAAGTGGAAGACGTCGATGTCCGGCTGCGTCGACCACTGCACCGGGCACGAGATCAACGACGTCTCGTTCGTCGGCGTCGTGAACGAGGACGGCGAGGCGGGCTACGACCTCTGGGTCGGCGGCGGCCTGTCGACCAACCCGAAGCTCGCGCAGCGGATCGGCGTCTTCGTCCGCCCCGACCAGGTGACCGACGTGTGGGCCGCGGTGACCGGCATCTTCCGCGACTACGGCTACCGCCGGCAGCGCAACCACGCCCGGATGAAGTTCCTCATGGCCGACTGGGGCCCGGAGAAGTTCCGCCAGGTGCTGCAGGACGAGTACCTGAAGACGGCGCTGCCCGACGGCCCGGCGCCGGCCGCGCCCCGGAACGACCAGCGCGACCACGTCGGCGTGCTGCGGCAGAAGGACGGCGCCAACGCGCTGGGCTTCGCGCTGCGCACCGGGCGGATCAGCGGGTCGATGCTCACCCGCGTCGCCGAGCTCGCCGAGCAGCGCGGCCAGGGCCGGATCCGGACGACGGCGCAGCAGAAGCTGGTCATCCTGGACGTCGCCGACGCCGACGTCGAGCCGCTGGTCGCGGAGCTGGCCGCGCTCGACCTGCAGGTGCGCCCGAGTGCGTTCCGCCGCGGCACGATGGCCTGCACCGGGTTGGAGTTCTGCAAGCTGGCCATCGTCGAGACCAAGCAGCACGCGCAGGACCTCTACGCGGAGCTGGAGAAGCGGCTGCCGGAGTTCGACACCCCGATCTCGATCAACGTCAACGGCTGCCCGAACGCCTGCGCCCGGTTCCAGACCGCCGACATCGGCTTCAAGGGCTCGATGGTCCGCGACGACGCCGGCGAGATGGTCGAGGGCTTCCAGGTGCACCTCGGCGGTCACCTGGGTGTCGACGCCGCGTTCGGCCGCAAGTTCCGCGGCCACAAGGTGACCAAGGTCGAAACGGCGGACTACTGCGAGCGGGTGCTCCGTGGTTACCTCGAGCGGCGCGAGGGCGGCGAGTCGTTCGCCGCGTACGTCGCGCGGGCCGAGGAGGACTGGCTGCTGTGA
- a CDS encoding CsbD family protein, which produces MGDDDKVQNKAQELAGRAKSAVGGATNDRDLQAEGEKDKMAGNLKQAGEKVKDAFK; this is translated from the coding sequence ATGGGTGACGACGACAAGGTTCAGAACAAGGCGCAGGAGCTCGCCGGCCGCGCGAAGTCCGCGGTGGGCGGTGCGACCAACGACCGCGACCTTCAGGCCGAGGGCGAGAAGGACAAGATGGCCGGCAACCTGAAGCAGGCCGGCGAGAAGGTCAAGGACGCCTTCAAGTGA
- a CDS encoding ABC transporter family substrate-binding protein, which yields MKLSKRHAALIATGIAGAMALTACGGGSGSNDSGSSSSSGGRVIYGEATDWPENLFQGISAGNATSTQNIMGRVLPSPFIVKPDFSVVYDKNLLSEEPKLDTSGGGQVITYKISNDAVWSDGTPISADDFIYTWKAQRSADPADGGCEGVLSTNGYANISDVKGSDDGKTVTVTFSPSYADWQAVFGPIYPAHIMANDDPATQCQTFTTGWPIADGVPSDISGGPWQVLKKNIDVGGQVIVLTPNPKWWGDKAKLDQLVIQGIGNDPTTAVQGLQNQELGVIYPQPQLDLVDQVEALKPNVTSKITFGLSFEHLDFNTSDPNLADPNVRKAFAMALDRQEIVDQTVKQFSSDAQVLDNRLYVNNQPEYKDNAPEEYKSQNTDKAKQLLEQSGYTLGPDGIYTHPQRGRLKIQIDTTANNPLRQTTIEVMIPQLKKAGIEATFNANPDIFAGADKPTSLEAGGFQAALFAWVSTPFVSANQSIYYSPANGLGQNYSRTGTPEIDQLLAQMVAEPDPSKAADLANQVDKKLWDQMATLPLYQKPTFIAYQSSVQGVEDNASQAGPLWNSEQWSQKQ from the coding sequence GTGAAGTTGAGCAAGCGCCATGCCGCGCTGATCGCGACCGGCATCGCCGGCGCGATGGCGCTGACCGCCTGTGGGGGTGGCAGCGGCAGCAACGACTCGGGGAGCAGTTCCTCCTCGGGCGGCCGTGTCATCTACGGCGAGGCCACCGACTGGCCGGAGAACCTGTTCCAGGGCATCTCCGCCGGTAACGCGACCTCGACGCAGAACATCATGGGCCGGGTCCTGCCCTCGCCCTTCATCGTCAAGCCGGACTTCTCCGTCGTCTACGACAAGAACCTCCTCAGCGAGGAGCCGAAGCTGGACACCAGCGGCGGCGGCCAGGTCATCACCTACAAGATCAGCAACGACGCGGTCTGGAGCGACGGGACGCCGATCTCGGCCGACGACTTCATCTACACCTGGAAGGCCCAGCGCAGCGCTGACCCGGCCGACGGTGGGTGCGAGGGCGTGCTGTCGACCAACGGCTACGCCAACATCTCCGACGTCAAGGGCTCGGACGACGGCAAGACCGTCACCGTGACCTTCTCGCCGTCCTACGCCGACTGGCAGGCCGTGTTCGGGCCGATCTACCCGGCCCACATCATGGCCAACGACGACCCGGCGACGCAGTGCCAGACCTTCACCACCGGCTGGCCGATCGCCGACGGCGTGCCCAGCGACATCTCCGGTGGTCCCTGGCAGGTCCTGAAGAAGAACATCGACGTCGGTGGCCAGGTCATCGTCCTGACCCCGAACCCGAAGTGGTGGGGCGACAAGGCCAAGCTGGACCAGCTGGTCATCCAGGGCATCGGCAACGACCCGACGACCGCCGTCCAGGGTCTGCAGAACCAGGAGCTCGGGGTCATCTACCCGCAGCCGCAGCTGGACCTGGTCGACCAGGTCGAGGCCCTCAAGCCGAACGTCACCAGCAAGATCACGTTCGGTCTGTCGTTCGAGCACCTCGACTTCAACACCTCCGACCCGAACCTCGCTGACCCGAACGTCCGCAAGGCGTTCGCGATGGCGCTGGACCGGCAGGAGATCGTCGACCAGACGGTCAAGCAGTTCTCGTCGGACGCGCAGGTCCTCGACAACCGGCTCTACGTGAACAACCAGCCGGAGTACAAGGACAACGCTCCTGAGGAGTACAAGTCCCAGAACACCGACAAGGCCAAGCAGCTGCTGGAGCAGTCCGGCTACACGCTCGGCCCGGACGGCATCTACACCCACCCGCAGCGCGGGCGGCTGAAGATCCAGATCGACACGACGGCGAACAACCCGCTCCGGCAGACCACGATCGAGGTCATGATCCCGCAGCTCAAGAAGGCGGGCATCGAGGCCACGTTCAACGCCAACCCGGACATCTTCGCCGGTGCCGACAAGCCGACCAGCCTCGAGGCCGGTGGCTTCCAGGCGGCGCTGTTCGCGTGGGTGTCGACGCCGTTCGTCTCGGCGAACCAGTCGATCTACTACTCGCCGGCCAACGGCCTGGGCCAGAACTACTCCCGGACCGGTACCCCGGAGATCGACCAGCTGCTGGCGCAGATGGTGGCCGAGCCGGACCCGAGCAAGGCGGCCGACCTGGCCAACCAGGTCGACAAGAAGCTCTGGGACCAGATGGCGACCCTGCCGCTGTACCAGAAGCCGACCTTCATCGCGTACCAGTCGAGCGTCCAGGGGGTGGAGGACAACGCCAGCCAGGCGGGTCCGCTCTGGAACTCGGAGCAGTGGTCGCAGAAGCAGTGA
- a CDS encoding ABC transporter permease has protein sequence MFFFTIRRIIGSVFVLLASSFLVFALCSASFDPLQKYRQRQPPPSQAFLDNVREQLGLNDPFFVRYWNWLRGVVTGDFGKSVNGTPVADQLITRAGVTGRMIIAAMILAIILAIVVGVIGAVRQYKPSDYAFTFIAYILIALPTFWFAALLKEFLAVKVNQLFGKQVLYTIGEETPGIKQFATSNWELWSDRIGHLVLPTICLALLSFAAWSRFQRASMLDVLGSDYMRLARAKGLTYRRTVYKHGLRNALIPLTTVVALGIGTLFGSAVITETVFVWNGMGRYLLNDGIGNNDINVVLGWLIVSAAVIVLFNLIADILYAVLDPRIRLA, from the coding sequence ATGTTCTTCTTCACGATCCGGCGGATCATCGGATCCGTCTTCGTGTTGCTGGCCAGTTCGTTCCTGGTCTTCGCCCTCTGCTCGGCGAGTTTCGACCCGCTCCAGAAGTACCGGCAGCGGCAGCCCCCGCCGAGCCAGGCGTTCCTGGACAACGTGCGCGAGCAGCTGGGCCTGAACGACCCCTTCTTCGTGCGCTACTGGAACTGGCTGCGCGGCGTCGTCACCGGCGACTTCGGCAAGAGCGTGAACGGCACCCCGGTCGCCGACCAGCTGATCACCCGCGCCGGCGTGACCGGGCGCATGATCATCGCGGCCATGATCCTGGCGATCATCCTGGCGATCGTCGTCGGCGTGATCGGCGCGGTGCGCCAGTACAAGCCGTCGGACTACGCCTTCACCTTCATCGCCTACATCCTCATCGCGCTGCCCACGTTCTGGTTCGCCGCGCTGCTCAAGGAGTTCCTGGCGGTCAAGGTCAACCAGCTCTTCGGCAAGCAGGTGCTCTACACCATCGGTGAGGAGACACCGGGCATCAAACAGTTCGCGACGAGCAACTGGGAGCTCTGGAGCGACCGCATCGGCCACCTCGTGCTGCCCACGATCTGCCTCGCGCTGCTGTCGTTCGCTGCGTGGAGCCGCTTCCAGCGCGCCTCCATGCTCGACGTCCTGGGCTCGGACTACATGCGGCTGGCCCGCGCGAAGGGCCTGACCTACCGGCGCACCGTCTACAAGCACGGCCTGCGCAACGCGCTGATCCCGCTGACCACCGTCGTGGCCCTCGGGATCGGCACCCTCTTCGGTTCCGCCGTCATCACCGAGACGGTGTTCGTCTGGAACGGGATGGGGCGCTACCTGCTCAACGACGGCATCGGCAACAACGACATCAACGTCGTCCTGGGCTGGCTGATCGTCAGCGCCGCGGTGATCGTCCTGTTCAACCTGATCGCCGACATCCTCTACGCGGTCCTCGACCCGCGGATCCGTCTGGCCTGA
- a CDS encoding (deoxy)nucleoside triphosphate pyrophosphohydrolase, which translates to MSQLRFTTLVEAPLTVAFDVARTLGRPWPEPLEEVVSERPVRDVYASRRRNLTHSRHFSATGAGTLVDEQVDWETGLPGVLGAFVDQVVLRRRITRAMQAHLDLYAAAAARRALEVVQVVGAAVVEGSRVLVAQRSGGPYDGCWEFPGGKVEPGESELAALVRELGEELGVVVVPQAFVGEVLLDGVVAGGEPGTSTLRVWWARLGGGELIAREHAELRWAAADELDALDWIPADRPLLPAVKDLLEVVSRA; encoded by the coding sequence GTGTCCCAGCTGCGATTCACCACTCTGGTGGAGGCGCCGCTGACCGTCGCGTTCGACGTGGCGCGCACGCTCGGGCGTCCCTGGCCGGAGCCGTTGGAGGAGGTCGTCTCGGAGCGGCCGGTGCGCGACGTCTACGCCTCGCGGCGCCGCAACCTCACCCACTCGCGGCACTTCTCCGCCACCGGCGCCGGCACGCTCGTCGACGAGCAGGTGGACTGGGAGACCGGGCTGCCCGGGGTGCTCGGCGCCTTCGTCGACCAGGTGGTGCTGCGGCGGCGGATCACCCGGGCGATGCAGGCGCACCTGGACCTCTACGCGGCGGCCGCGGCGCGCCGGGCGCTGGAGGTCGTGCAGGTGGTGGGCGCCGCCGTCGTGGAGGGGTCGCGCGTGCTGGTGGCGCAGCGCTCCGGCGGCCCGTACGACGGCTGCTGGGAGTTCCCGGGCGGCAAGGTCGAGCCGGGGGAGTCGGAGCTGGCGGCGCTGGTGCGGGAGCTCGGTGAGGAGCTCGGCGTCGTCGTCGTCCCCCAGGCCTTCGTCGGTGAGGTGCTGCTCGACGGCGTCGTCGCGGGCGGCGAGCCGGGCACCTCGACCCTGCGCGTCTGGTGGGCCCGGCTCGGCGGCGGCGAGCTGATCGCGCGTGAGCACGCGGAGCTGCGCTGGGCCGCCGCCGACGAGCTCGACGCACTCGACTGGATCCCCGCCGACCGCCCCCTCCTCCCCGCCGTCAAGGACCTCCTCGAGGTGGTTTCGCGCGCTTAA
- a CDS encoding DUF559 domain-containing protein, with product MTTYRRLTGELFVGSHAVAEGLLTKRQIEAGLYRRVLRNVYAEPHLVHDHQLRTRAAALLMPPEAAIGGRSAAVWFGAPFASSADPVLVVVPRDCRWKGPRGVQVHRTDLRPDEIWTDDDGVRLTTVRRTAWDIATLDPLMTAVALIDGMLYDARKNHGELTEAVLLREFASRRGQWGSRRAQFLLPLVDGRAMSPPESRVRVACHLGGLPHPIPQFEVHEFGVFLGQVDLAWPEAKLIVEYEGAYHFDELQIVEDDARYEALVAAGWRVIRLSSIDLRDLDAVVERIRAALARG from the coding sequence GTGACGACGTACCGACGACTGACCGGCGAGCTCTTCGTCGGCTCGCACGCTGTGGCCGAGGGCCTCCTGACCAAGCGGCAGATCGAGGCCGGTCTCTACCGACGGGTGCTGCGCAACGTCTACGCGGAGCCGCATCTGGTCCACGACCACCAGCTCAGGACCAGGGCCGCAGCACTGCTCATGCCGCCCGAGGCCGCGATCGGAGGCCGATCCGCGGCGGTCTGGTTCGGTGCACCGTTCGCTTCCTCAGCCGATCCCGTCCTCGTCGTCGTCCCACGGGACTGCCGGTGGAAGGGGCCGCGTGGTGTGCAGGTGCACCGGACGGACCTGAGACCGGACGAGATCTGGACCGATGACGACGGGGTCCGGCTGACGACGGTGCGCCGTACCGCATGGGACATCGCGACGCTCGACCCTCTGATGACGGCGGTCGCCTTGATCGACGGGATGCTCTACGACGCCCGCAAGAACCACGGCGAGCTGACCGAGGCGGTGCTGCTCCGCGAGTTCGCCAGCCGGCGCGGGCAGTGGGGGAGCCGCAGAGCCCAGTTCCTGCTGCCGCTGGTCGACGGCCGAGCCATGAGCCCGCCCGAGTCGCGTGTGCGGGTCGCCTGCCACCTGGGGGGACTGCCGCACCCGATACCTCAGTTCGAGGTCCACGAGTTCGGGGTGTTCCTCGGCCAAGTCGATCTCGCCTGGCCGGAGGCCAAGCTCATCGTCGAGTACGAGGGCGCCTACCACTTCGACGAGCTCCAGATCGTCGAGGACGACGCCCGATACGAGGCCCTCGTGGCCGCCGGCTGGCGGGTGATCCGGCTCAGCTCCATCGACCTGCGCGACCTCGACGCCGTCGTCGAGCGGATCCGCGCCGCGCTCGCGCGCGGTTGA
- a CDS encoding TldD/PmbA family protein — translation MVSRANEIPAAVEQSAFEAATAAVEAALAAGARYADARLVDRRHESMTARDGDVRSLSQTTAAGLGVRALVGSSWGFAALGDPAGDADARRTGERATAIARASAAVPGPPMELVAVPPAVGGWSSECLEDAFAVPLSEKGDLLTSVTTTMKAAGVAVAEALYQAWDTRTAFVSSEGARIGQHVREAGAGMHCLTVGEGETQRRSYPAFRGQYGTRGWELVRALDLPGHAERIAAEAQELLTAPLCPSEETTLLLGGEQMSLQIHESVGHAIELDRILGWEAAFAGTSWLDLGQLGSLRFGSDLMNITIDPTIPGALGSFGFDDEGTPAAARDAVRNGIWVGVLAGRDSAAVAGLDNAGSVRADGYARLPMVRMTNVGLEPGPHTLEEMIAATDDGVLMEHNRSWSIDDKRLNFQFGCEIGWEVKRGRRGRLLRNPSYTGIGPRFWSSLDMLGGAAPGEWQAWGTPNCGKGQPGQVGHTGHGAAPARFTGVRVGVRG, via the coding sequence ATGGTGAGCAGAGCTAACGAGATTCCGGCGGCCGTCGAGCAGTCCGCCTTCGAGGCCGCGACCGCCGCCGTGGAGGCGGCGCTGGCCGCCGGTGCGCGCTACGCCGACGCCCGGCTGGTCGACCGGCGGCACGAGTCGATGACCGCGCGGGACGGCGACGTGCGGTCCCTGTCGCAGACGACCGCGGCCGGCCTCGGCGTGCGGGCGCTGGTCGGCTCCTCGTGGGGCTTCGCCGCGCTCGGCGACCCCGCCGGCGACGCCGACGCCCGCCGCACGGGTGAGCGGGCCACGGCGATCGCCCGTGCCTCGGCCGCCGTCCCGGGTCCGCCGATGGAGCTGGTCGCCGTCCCGCCCGCGGTGGGCGGGTGGTCCAGCGAGTGCCTCGAGGACGCCTTCGCCGTCCCCCTGTCGGAGAAGGGTGACCTGCTCACCTCGGTGACCACGACGATGAAGGCCGCGGGCGTGGCCGTCGCCGAGGCGCTGTACCAGGCCTGGGACACCCGGACCGCGTTCGTCTCCAGCGAGGGCGCGCGGATCGGGCAGCACGTGCGCGAGGCCGGCGCCGGGATGCACTGCCTGACCGTCGGCGAGGGCGAGACCCAGCGCCGCTCCTACCCCGCGTTCCGCGGCCAGTACGGCACCCGCGGCTGGGAGCTGGTGCGCGCGCTGGACCTGCCCGGGCACGCCGAGCGGATCGCCGCCGAGGCGCAGGAGCTGCTCACCGCGCCGCTGTGCCCGTCGGAGGAGACGACGCTGCTGCTCGGGGGCGAGCAGATGTCGCTGCAGATCCACGAGTCGGTCGGGCACGCCATCGAGCTCGACCGGATCCTCGGGTGGGAGGCCGCGTTCGCCGGCACGTCGTGGCTGGACCTCGGGCAGCTCGGCTCGCTGCGGTTCGGCTCGGACCTGATGAACATCACCATCGACCCGACGATCCCGGGCGCGCTGGGATCGTTCGGCTTCGACGACGAGGGGACGCCGGCCGCCGCGCGCGACGCCGTCCGGAACGGGATCTGGGTGGGTGTGCTGGCCGGTCGCGACTCCGCCGCGGTGGCCGGTCTGGACAACGCCGGCTCGGTGCGCGCCGACGGCTACGCGCGGCTGCCGATGGTGCGGATGACGAACGTGGGCCTGGAACCCGGTCCGCACACGCTCGAGGAGATGATCGCGGCGACCGACGACGGCGTGCTCATGGAGCACAACCGGTCCTGGTCGATCGACGACAAGCGGCTGAACTTCCAGTTCGGCTGCGAGATCGGGTGGGAGGTCAAGCGCGGCCGGCGGGGACGCCTGCTGCGCAACCCCTCCTACACCGGGATCGGCCCGCGCTTCTGGTCGTCGCTGGACATGCTGGGGGGCGCCGCGCCGGGCGAGTGGCAGGCGTGGGGGACGCCGAACTGCGGCAAGGGCCAACCCGGGCAGGTCGGGCACACCGGGCACGGCGCCGCGCCGGCCCGCTTCACCGGCGTCCGGGTGGGGGTGCGCGGGTGA
- a CDS encoding TldD/PmbA family protein encodes MNLDSLAAAVLDEVKRADASADAVVRVEEASLALTRFADSAIHQNVADERVTVHLSLTVDGGRTATASTTRSAPEDLVAAALAAARLRPRDPSWPGLGAPAPVSTGSWDAETAAASPADRAAGVRAFVDAAGGLSCAGFVQTASLSSVLGTTAGQLVSGATTSAICDGIARLSGADGVARSMSGRLGDLSFAALGVRAAAKARAGVDAAPVEIGSYPVVLEPAAVADVVGGLVSGQFNAKSVVDGTSGVRLGSPQFDPAVTLVDDPLSGVGLPFDTEGTPTSRLDLVRDGVPVGLTTDRRTAAALDRSSSGHASDVSDTWGPVAGDPALSAGSGGSVDDLVAGLARGLLVSDFWYTRVVDPKRSVWTGLTRNGVWLVEDGRIVAPVSTLRFTQSYLEALAPGAVVVGSELDPQPYRLMGPMGYNRVAVPALRLAAWNITGNTTG; translated from the coding sequence GTGAACCTCGATTCCCTGGCCGCCGCCGTGCTCGACGAGGTGAAGCGGGCCGACGCGTCGGCCGACGCGGTGGTGCGCGTGGAGGAGGCGTCGCTGGCGCTGACCCGGTTCGCCGACTCCGCGATCCACCAGAACGTCGCGGACGAGCGGGTCACCGTGCACCTGTCCCTGACCGTGGACGGCGGGCGGACGGCGACGGCCTCGACGACCCGTTCTGCCCCTGAGGACCTCGTGGCCGCTGCTCTGGCCGCGGCCCGGCTGCGGCCGCGGGACCCGTCGTGGCCGGGGCTGGGCGCACCTGCCCCGGTGTCGACGGGGTCGTGGGACGCCGAGACCGCGGCCGCCTCTCCCGCTGACCGGGCGGCCGGGGTGCGGGCGTTCGTGGACGCGGCCGGAGGGCTCTCGTGCGCCGGCTTCGTGCAGACCGCCTCGTTGAGCTCGGTGCTCGGGACGACCGCCGGGCAGCTGGTCTCCGGCGCGACGACGTCGGCGATCTGCGACGGGATCGCGCGGCTGTCCGGAGCGGACGGCGTGGCCCGCTCGATGTCCGGCCGGCTCGGTGACCTCTCCTTCGCCGCGCTGGGTGTGCGGGCTGCGGCGAAGGCCCGCGCCGGTGTGGACGCCGCCCCGGTCGAGATCGGCAGCTACCCCGTGGTGCTCGAGCCCGCGGCCGTGGCCGACGTGGTGGGCGGGCTGGTCAGCGGCCAGTTCAACGCGAAGTCCGTGGTCGACGGGACCTCCGGCGTGCGGCTGGGTTCGCCGCAGTTCGACCCGGCCGTGACCCTGGTCGACGACCCGCTGAGCGGCGTCGGCCTGCCGTTCGACACCGAGGGCACGCCGACCTCGCGGCTGGACCTGGTCCGCGACGGCGTGCCGGTGGGGCTCACCACCGACCGGCGGACGGCGGCTGCCCTGGACCGGTCGTCGTCGGGCCATGCCTCGGACGTCAGCGACACGTGGGGACCGGTGGCCGGCGACCCTGCGCTGTCGGCCGGATCCGGCGGATCGGTGGACGACCTCGTCGCGGGGCTCGCGCGCGGGCTGCTGGTGAGCGACTTCTGGTACACCCGCGTGGTCGACCCGAAGCGCTCGGTGTGGACGGGGCTGACCCGCAACGGCGTGTGGCTGGTGGAGGACGGGCGGATCGTCGCGCCGGTGAGCACGCTGCGGTTCACCCAGTCCTACCTCGAGGCGCTGGCACCGGGTGCGGTCGTGGTCGGCTCCGAGCTCGACCCGCAGCCGTACCGGCTCATGGGACCGATGGGCTACAACCGCGTCGCCGTCCCCGCCCTGCGCCTGGCCGCCTGGAACATCACCGGCAACACCACCGGCTGA
- the cysC gene encoding adenylyl-sulfate kinase, with amino-acid sequence MSDGVTVFLTGLSGAGKSTIADALVADLERDGVPVTVLDGDVVRTHLSSELTFSREHRDLNIRRIGFVAGEVVKHGGTVVVAAIAPFEQAREEARQLVEKHGRFLLVHVATPLEVVEQRDVKGLYAKARAGEIPLFTGISDPYEVPGSPDLTIDTTGTPVEESVRLIRAAMREGVS; translated from the coding sequence ATGTCCGACGGCGTCACCGTGTTCCTCACCGGCCTGTCCGGTGCCGGCAAGTCGACCATCGCCGACGCGCTGGTGGCCGATCTGGAGCGCGACGGCGTCCCGGTGACCGTGCTCGACGGCGACGTCGTCCGCACCCATCTGTCCAGCGAGCTGACCTTCTCCCGCGAGCACCGCGACCTCAACATCCGGCGGATCGGCTTCGTCGCCGGCGAGGTGGTCAAGCACGGCGGCACCGTGGTCGTCGCGGCGATCGCGCCGTTCGAGCAGGCGCGCGAGGAGGCCCGGCAGCTGGTGGAGAAGCACGGCCGCTTCCTGCTCGTGCACGTCGCCACCCCGCTCGAGGTGGTGGAGCAGCGGGACGTGAAGGGTCTCTACGCGAAGGCCCGGGCAGGTGAGATCCCCCTGTTCACGGGCATCAGCGACCCCTACGAGGTACCCGGCAGCCCCGACCTGACCATCGACACGACCGGCACCCCGGTCGAGGAGTCGGTGCGGCTGATCCGCGCGGCGATGCGCGAGGGTGTGAGCTGA